One window of the Pseudomonas lurida genome contains the following:
- the plsB gene encoding glycerol-3-phosphate 1-O-acyltransferase PlsB, with protein MTRSPFRRLVFGTLRRLLYLWVRSETINQSSLTLNLDRSRPVFYVLQSPSLTELAVVDAECTKAGLPRPVLPVAVGPLMEPAAFFYLTPEPDWLGRQDKRGAPPTLTRLVDTLSEHAQEDAQIIPVSVFWGQSPESESSPWKLLFADSWAVTGRLRRLLSILILGRKTRVQFSAPINLRELIEHNKGHERTVRMAQRILRVHFRNLKTAVIGPDLSHRRNLVKGLVNMPLVRQAIAEEAEREKISPEKAKAQALRYGNEIASDYTYTAIRFLEVVLSWFWNKIYDGIKVNNIEGVQQVAQGYEVIYVPCHRSHIDYLLLSYLLFKNGLTPPHIAAGINLNMPVIGSLLRRGGAFFMRRTFKGNPLYTSVFNEYLHTLFTKGFPVEYFVEGGRSRTGRMLQPKTGMLAITLRSFLRSSRMPIVFVPVYIGYERVLEGRTYLGELRGASKKKESIFDIFKVVGALKQRFGQVAVNFGEPIKLAEFLDAEQPDWRAQELAPNYKPAWLNETTNRLGEQVARHLNEAAAVNPVNLVALALLSTTRLALDEQAMARQLDLYLALLRRVPYSPHTTLPEGDGLALIQHVKDMDLLSEQSDALGKILYLDEQNAVLMTYYRNNVLHIFALPALLASFFQSSSRMSRDQILRYTHALYPYLQSELFIRWSLEELDAVIDQWLEAFVEQGLLRFENNVYLRPAPSSRHFVLLTLLSKSIAQTLQRFYMAISLLLNSGQNSISAEELEDLCTIMAQRLSILHGLNAPEFFDKSLFRHFIQTLLEQDVLRRDEAGKLSYHDLLGELAEGAAKRVLPADIRLSIRQVALHRVDGAGEAPVEPEENR; from the coding sequence ATGACCCGCTCTCCGTTTCGCCGTCTAGTGTTTGGCACCTTGCGCCGACTGTTGTACCTCTGGGTTCGCTCGGAGACGATCAACCAGTCGTCCTTAACCCTTAACCTGGACCGCAGCCGGCCGGTGTTCTACGTCCTGCAATCGCCCTCCCTCACCGAATTGGCCGTGGTCGATGCCGAGTGCACCAAGGCCGGCCTGCCGCGCCCGGTGCTGCCGGTGGCGGTTGGCCCGTTGATGGAGCCCGCGGCGTTCTTCTACCTCACACCAGAACCGGACTGGCTCGGCCGCCAGGACAAGCGCGGCGCGCCGCCGACCCTGACTCGCCTGGTCGACACCCTCAGCGAGCACGCGCAAGAGGATGCACAAATCATTCCGGTCAGCGTGTTCTGGGGGCAGTCGCCCGAGAGCGAGTCCAGCCCGTGGAAGCTGCTGTTTGCCGACAGCTGGGCCGTCACCGGCCGTCTGCGTCGGTTGTTGAGCATCCTGATCCTGGGTCGCAAGACCCGCGTGCAATTCTCTGCGCCAATCAACCTGCGTGAATTGATCGAGCACAATAAAGGGCACGAACGTACGGTGCGCATGGCCCAGCGCATCTTGCGTGTGCACTTTCGTAACCTGAAGACCGCCGTGATCGGCCCCGACCTGTCCCACCGCCGCAACCTGGTGAAGGGGTTGGTCAACATGCCATTGGTGCGCCAAGCCATCGCCGAGGAAGCCGAACGGGAAAAGATCAGCCCGGAGAAAGCCAAGGCCCAGGCCCTGCGCTACGGCAACGAGATCGCCTCGGACTACACCTACACGGCGATTCGCTTCCTCGAAGTGGTGCTGAGCTGGTTCTGGAACAAGATCTACGACGGTATCAAGGTCAATAACATCGAAGGTGTGCAACAGGTTGCCCAGGGCTACGAGGTGATCTACGTGCCGTGCCACCGCAGCCATATCGATTACCTGCTGCTGTCCTACCTGCTGTTCAAGAATGGCCTGACCCCGCCGCACATCGCTGCGGGGATCAACCTGAACATGCCGGTGATCGGCAGCCTGCTGCGCCGTGGCGGTGCGTTTTTCATGCGACGCACCTTCAAGGGCAACCCGTTGTACACCTCGGTGTTCAACGAATACCTGCACACCCTGTTCACCAAAGGCTTCCCGGTGGAGTACTTCGTCGAAGGCGGGCGCTCGCGCACCGGGCGCATGCTGCAGCCGAAAACCGGGATGCTGGCGATTACACTGCGCAGTTTCCTGCGCTCCTCACGCATGCCGATCGTGTTCGTGCCGGTGTACATCGGCTACGAGCGCGTGCTCGAAGGCCGCACCTACCTCGGTGAGTTGCGCGGCGCGAGCAAGAAGAAAGAGTCGATCTTCGATATCTTCAAAGTGGTTGGCGCGCTCAAGCAACGCTTTGGCCAGGTCGCGGTCAACTTTGGCGAGCCGATCAAACTGGCCGAATTCCTCGACGCCGAGCAACCGGACTGGCGTGCCCAGGAATTGGCCCCGAACTACAAACCGGCCTGGCTCAACGAAACCACCAACCGCCTCGGCGAACAGGTGGCGCGCCACTTGAACGAAGCCGCCGCAGTAAACCCGGTCAACCTGGTGGCCCTGGCCCTGCTGTCCACCACACGCCTGGCCCTCGACGAACAGGCCATGGCGCGCCAACTGGACCTGTACCTGGCGCTGCTGCGCCGCGTGCCCTACTCGCCCCACACCACCTTGCCCGAAGGCGATGGCCTGGCGCTGATCCAACACGTCAAGGACATGGACCTGCTGTCGGAACAGAGCGATGCCCTGGGTAAGATTCTGTACCTGGATGAGCAGAACGCCGTCCTGATGACCTACTACCGCAACAACGTGCTGCACATCTTCGCACTGCCGGCGCTGCTGGCCAGTTTCTTCCAGAGCAGTTCGCGGATGAGCCGCGATCAGATCCTGCGCTATACCCACGCGCTGTACCCGTACCTGCAATCGGAGTTGTTTATCCGCTGGTCCCTGGAAGAGCTGGACGCCGTGATCGACCAATGGCTGGAAGCCTTTGTCGAACAAGGCCTGCTGCGTTTCGAGAATAACGTTTACCTGCGCCCGGCACCGAGTTCACGGCACTTTGTGTTGCTGACGCTGCTGTCCAAGAGCATCGCCCAGACCCTGCAACGCTTCTACATGGCGATCTCGCTGCTGCTCAACAGCGGCCAGAACAGCATCAGTGCCGAAGAACTGGAAGACCTCTGCACGATCATGGCCCAGCGCCTGTCGATCCTGCATGGCCTCAACGCCCCGGAGTTCTTCGATAAGAGCCTTTTCCGACATTTCATCCAGACCTTGCTGGAGCAAGATGTGCTGCGCCGCGACGAAGCCGGCAAGTTGAGTTATCACGATTTGCTCGGCGAGTTGGCCGAAGGCGCCGCCAAGCGCGTATTGCCAGCCGATATTCGCCTGTCGATACGCCAGGTGGCCCTGCATCGTGTCGATGGCGCGGGTGAAGCACCTGTCGAACCTGAAGAAAACCGCTAG
- a CDS encoding cold-shock protein: MATRETGNVKWFNDAKGYGFIQREDGKDVFVHYRAIRGEGHRSLAEGQQVEYAVVTGEKGLQAEDVVGL; this comes from the coding sequence ATGGCAACGCGCGAAACCGGCAATGTGAAGTGGTTCAACGATGCAAAGGGCTATGGGTTTATTCAACGCGAAGACGGCAAGGATGTGTTTGTGCACTACCGCGCCATTCGTGGTGAAGGCCACCGCTCCCTGGCCGAGGGCCAGCAGGTGGAATACGCCGTGGTGACCGGCGAAAAGGGGCTGCAGGCGGAGGATGTGGTCGGTCTTTGA
- a CDS encoding putative RNA methyltransferase: MLACPICSAPLNAVDNGVACPAGHRFDRARQGYLNLLPVQHKNSRDPGDNLAMVEARRDFLNAGHYAPVARRLAELAAERAPQRWVDIGCGEGYYTAQIAEALPNADGYALDISKEAVKRACKRNPALTWLIASMARVPLASGSCQFLASVFSPLDWEEAKRLLSPGGGLMKVGPTAGHLMELRERLYDEVREYTDDKHLALVPDGMSLAHSETLAFTLSLAEPHDRANLLAMTPHGWRASAERRAEVIGAAEPLQVTVSMRYDYFVLQ, translated from the coding sequence ATGCTGGCCTGCCCCATTTGCAGCGCCCCGCTGAACGCGGTGGACAATGGCGTGGCGTGCCCGGCCGGGCATCGTTTCGACCGTGCACGCCAGGGTTACCTGAACCTGTTGCCGGTGCAGCACAAGAACAGCCGCGACCCAGGCGACAACCTGGCCATGGTCGAGGCGCGTCGTGACTTTCTCAACGCCGGGCACTACGCTCCGGTGGCCAGGCGCCTGGCGGAACTTGCCGCCGAACGCGCGCCGCAGCGCTGGGTGGACATCGGTTGTGGCGAGGGTTACTACACCGCGCAGATCGCCGAGGCCCTGCCCAATGCCGATGGCTATGCCCTGGATATTTCCAAGGAAGCCGTCAAGCGCGCATGCAAGCGTAACCCGGCGCTGACCTGGTTGATCGCGAGCATGGCCCGTGTGCCGTTGGCGTCAGGCAGCTGTCAGTTTCTCGCCAGCGTTTTCAGCCCATTGGACTGGGAAGAGGCCAAGCGCCTGCTCAGCCCTGGCGGCGGCCTGATGAAAGTCGGCCCCACCGCCGGCCACTTGATGGAACTGCGCGAACGCCTGTACGACGAAGTGCGCGAGTACACCGACGACAAGCATCTGGCCCTGGTACCGGACGGCATGAGTTTGGCGCACAGCGAAACCCTGGCGTTCACCCTGAGCCTGGCCGAGCCCCACGACCGCGCCAACCTGTTGGCAATGACGCCTCACGGCTGGCGCGCCAGTGCCGAGCGCCGCGCCGAGGTGATCGGGGCCGCCGAGCCGCTGCAGGTCACGGTGTCAATGCGCTACGATTATTTCGTGCTTCAATAA
- the dapE gene encoding succinyl-diaminopimelate desuccinylase — protein MTAHADLSPTLQLAIDLIRRPSVTPVDADCQKLMMQRLGDAGFALEPMRIEEVDNFWATHGKHDGPVLCFAGHTDVVPTGPVQAWQNDPFDALIDDNGMLCGRGAADMKGSLAAMLVASERFVADYPDHKGSVAFLITSDEEGPAHHGTKAVIERLAARKERLDWCIVGEPSSTTLVGDVVKNGRRGSLGATLTVRGVQGHVAYPHLAKNPIHLAAPALAELAAEHWDDGNTFFPPTSFQISNLNAGTGATNVIPGDLTAVFNFRFSTESTVEGLQQRVAEILDKHGLDWHVEWALSGLPFLTEPGALLDAVSASIKAITGRETQASTSGGTSDGRFIATLGTQVVELGPVNATIHQVNERILASDLDVLTEIYYQTLIKLLA, from the coding sequence ATGACGGCCCACGCCGACCTTTCGCCGACCCTTCAACTCGCTATCGACCTGATCCGTCGCCCCTCAGTGACGCCGGTCGACGCCGATTGCCAGAAGCTGATGATGCAGCGCCTGGGCGACGCCGGTTTTGCGCTCGAGCCGATGCGCATCGAAGAGGTGGACAACTTCTGGGCCACCCATGGCAAGCACGATGGCCCGGTGCTGTGCTTTGCTGGCCACACCGACGTGGTGCCGACTGGCCCGGTGCAAGCCTGGCAGAACGACCCGTTCGACGCGCTGATCGACGACAACGGCATGCTCTGCGGGCGTGGCGCGGCAGATATGAAAGGCAGCCTGGCCGCCATGCTGGTGGCGTCGGAGCGTTTCGTCGCCGACTACCCGGACCATAAGGGCTCGGTCGCCTTCTTGATCACCAGCGATGAGGAAGGCCCGGCGCACCATGGCACCAAGGCCGTGATCGAGCGCCTGGCCGCACGCAAGGAGCGCCTGGACTGGTGCATCGTCGGCGAACCGTCGAGCACCACGCTGGTGGGCGACGTGGTCAAGAACGGCCGCCGTGGCTCCCTCGGTGCCACCCTGACTGTACGCGGCGTGCAAGGCCACGTGGCCTACCCGCACCTGGCGAAGAACCCGATCCACCTGGCCGCACCCGCCCTCGCGGAACTGGCCGCCGAGCATTGGGATGACGGCAACACGTTCTTCCCACCGACCAGCTTCCAGATCTCCAACCTCAATGCTGGCACTGGCGCGACCAACGTGATCCCGGGTGACCTGACGGCGGTGTTCAACTTCCGTTTCTCTACCGAATCTACCGTCGAAGGCCTGCAACAGCGGGTTGCCGAGATTCTCGACAAGCATGGCCTGGACTGGCACGTGGAATGGGCGCTGTCAGGCTTGCCGTTCCTGACCGAGCCCGGCGCACTGCTGGATGCGGTATCGGCGAGCATCAAGGCGATCACCGGGCGTGAAACCCAGGCATCCACCAGCGGTGGCACCTCCGATGGCCGCTTCATCGCGACCCTCGGCACCCAAGTGGTCGAGTTGGGCCCGGTCAACGCGACGATTCACCAGGTCAACGAGCGCATCCTGGCCAGCGACCTCGATGTATTGACCGAAATCTACTACCAGACCCTGATCAAGTTGCTCGCCTGA
- a CDS encoding glycosyltransferase: protein MASRKFGLNLVIVLAIAALFTGFWALINRPVTTPNWPEQISGFSYSPFQQGQYPQKDQYPTDDQMRRDLEIMSKLTDNIRTYSVDGTLGDIPKLAEEFGLRVTLGIWISPDLERNEREIQRAIEIANSSRSVVRVVVGNEALFREEITPEALIVLLDRVRAAVKVPVTTSEQWHIWEKNPKLANHVDLIAAHILPFWEYIPMDKAGQYVLDRARDLKKMFPKKPLLLSEVGWPSNGRMRGGNETSPADQAIYLRTLVNKLNRQGFNYFVIEAFDQPWKVSDEGSAGAYWGVYNAARQQKFNFDGPVVAIPQWRVLAIGSVVLALLSLTLLMIDGSALRQRGRTFLTFIAFLCGSVLVWIGYDYSQQYSTWFSVTVGILLALGALGVFIVLLTEAHELAEAVWTHKRRREFLPVVGDSDYRPKVSIHVPCYNEPPEMVKQTLDALAALDYPDYEVLIIDNNTKDPAVWEPVRDYCETLGPRFKFFHVAPLAGFKGGALNYLIPHTAKDAEVIAVIDSDYCVSPNWLKHMVPHFADPKIAVVQSPQDYRDQNESTFKKLCYAEYKGFFHIGMVTRNDRDAIIQHGTMTMTRRSVLEELGWADWCICEDAELGLRVFEKGLSAAYYHDSYGKGLMPDTFIDFKKQRFRWAYGAIQIIKRHTASLLRGKDTELTRGQRYHFLAGWLPWVADGMNIFFTVGALLWSAAMIIVPTRVDPPLLIFAIPPLALFVFKVGKIIFLYRRAVGVNLKDAFCAALAGLALSHTIAKAVLYGFFTTSIPFFRTPKNADNHGFWVAISEAREEMFIMLLLWGAALGIYLVQGLPSNDIRFWVVMLLVQSLPYVAALVMAFLSSLPKPAPKVEPATVE, encoded by the coding sequence ATGGCATCGCGTAAATTTGGACTCAACCTGGTGATCGTGCTGGCAATCGCCGCGCTGTTCACCGGTTTCTGGGCGTTGATCAACCGCCCCGTCACCACTCCCAACTGGCCTGAGCAGATCTCCGGGTTTTCCTACTCGCCGTTCCAGCAAGGCCAGTACCCGCAGAAAGACCAGTACCCGACCGACGACCAGATGCGTCGCGACCTCGAGATCATGAGCAAGCTGACGGACAACATCCGTACCTACTCGGTCGACGGCACCCTGGGTGACATCCCCAAGCTGGCGGAAGAATTCGGCCTGCGCGTGACCCTTGGGATCTGGATCAGCCCGGACCTGGAACGCAACGAGCGCGAAATCCAGCGCGCCATCGAAATCGCCAACAGCTCGCGCAGTGTGGTGCGGGTGGTGGTCGGCAACGAAGCCCTGTTCCGTGAAGAAATCACCCCTGAAGCACTGATTGTGTTGCTCGACCGAGTGCGCGCTGCCGTGAAAGTGCCGGTGACCACGTCCGAGCAATGGCACATCTGGGAAAAGAACCCGAAACTGGCCAATCACGTCGACCTGATCGCCGCGCACATCCTGCCGTTCTGGGAATATATCCCGATGGACAAGGCCGGCCAGTACGTACTCGACCGCGCCCGGGACCTGAAGAAGATGTTCCCGAAAAAACCGCTGTTGCTCTCGGAGGTTGGCTGGCCGAGCAACGGACGCATGCGCGGTGGCAATGAAACGTCCCCGGCAGACCAGGCGATCTACCTGCGTACACTGGTCAACAAGCTGAACCGCCAGGGTTTCAACTACTTCGTGATCGAAGCGTTCGATCAGCCGTGGAAAGTCAGCGACGAAGGCTCTGCCGGCGCCTACTGGGGCGTGTACAACGCCGCGCGCCAGCAGAAGTTCAACTTTGACGGGCCGGTGGTGGCGATCCCGCAATGGCGCGTACTGGCCATTGGTTCGGTGGTGCTCGCGCTGCTGTCGCTGACCCTATTGATGATCGACGGCTCGGCCCTGCGCCAGCGTGGCCGGACCTTCCTGACCTTCATCGCGTTCCTGTGCGGTTCGGTGCTGGTGTGGATCGGTTACGACTACAGCCAGCAATACAGCACCTGGTTCAGTGTCACCGTGGGCATCCTCCTGGCCCTCGGCGCCCTGGGCGTGTTTATCGTGCTGCTGACCGAGGCCCACGAACTGGCCGAAGCGGTATGGACCCACAAGCGCCGGCGTGAATTCCTGCCGGTTGTGGGGGATTCGGACTACCGCCCGAAAGTATCGATCCACGTGCCGTGCTACAACGAGCCGCCGGAGATGGTCAAACAGACCCTCGACGCCCTGGCGGCCCTCGACTACCCGGACTACGAAGTCCTGATCATCGACAACAACACCAAGGACCCGGCCGTGTGGGAGCCGGTACGCGACTACTGCGAAACCCTCGGCCCGCGCTTCAAGTTCTTCCATGTCGCGCCCCTGGCTGGCTTCAAGGGCGGCGCGCTGAACTACCTGATCCCGCACACCGCCAAGGATGCGGAAGTGATCGCAGTGATCGACTCCGACTACTGCGTGTCGCCAAACTGGCTCAAGCACATGGTGCCGCACTTCGCCGACCCGAAAATCGCCGTGGTGCAGTCGCCGCAGGATTACCGCGACCAGAACGAAAGCACCTTCAAGAAGCTCTGCTACGCGGAATACAAGGGCTTCTTCCATATCGGCATGGTTACCCGCAACGACCGTGACGCGATCATCCAGCACGGCACCATGACCATGACCCGTCGCTCGGTGCTCGAAGAACTGGGCTGGGCCGACTGGTGCATCTGCGAAGACGCCGAACTGGGCCTACGTGTGTTCGAGAAAGGCCTGTCAGCGGCGTATTACCACGACAGCTACGGCAAGGGCCTGATGCCGGACACCTTCATCGACTTCAAGAAACAGCGTTTCCGCTGGGCCTACGGGGCGATCCAGATCATCAAGCGCCACACCGCCAGCCTGCTGCGCGGCAAGGACACCGAGCTGACCCGTGGCCAGCGCTACCATTTCCTCGCGGGCTGGTTGCCGTGGGTGGCGGATGGCATGAACATCTTCTTCACCGTTGGCGCCCTGTTGTGGTCGGCGGCGATGATCATCGTGCCGACGCGGGTCGATCCGCCGTTGCTGATTTTCGCGATCCCGCCGTTGGCGCTGTTCGTGTTCAAGGTCGGCAAGATCATCTTCCTCTACCGCCGTGCGGTGGGTGTGAACCTCAAGGATGCGTTCTGTGCCGCCCTGGCCGGCCTGGCGTTATCCCACACGATCGCCAAGGCGGTGTTGTATGGCTTCTTCACCACCAGTATTCCGTTCTTTCGTACACCGAAAAACGCGGATAACCATGGTTTCTGGGTAGCCATTTCCGAAGCCCGCGAAGAAATGTTCATCATGCTGCTGTTGTGGGGCGCGGCGCTGGGGATCTACCTGGTGCAGGGCCTGCCAAGCAATGACATTCGCTTCTGGGTGGTGATGCTGCTGGTGCAGTCGCTGCCGTATGTGGCCGCGCTGGTCATGGCGTTCCTATCGTCGCTGCCGAAACCGGCGCCGAAGGTTGAGCCGGCAACGGTTGAGTAA
- the tcdA gene encoding tRNA cyclic N6-threonylcarbamoyladenosine(37) synthase TcdA yields MSTEDPRFAGVARLYGIEGLERLKAAHVAIVGVGGVGSWAAEAMARCGVGEISLFDLDDVCVSNSNRQLHALDSTVGKPKVEVMAERLRGINPDCTVHAVADFVTRDTMAEYITPNIDCVIDCIDAVNAKAALIAWCKRRKIQIITTGGAGGQIDPTLIQVCDLNRTFNDPLASKVRSTLRRDYGFSRTVTRHYSVPCVFSTEQLRYPKPDGSICLQKSFVGDGVKLDCAGGFGAVMMVTATFGMVAATKAVDKIVAGVRRPSERVKPT; encoded by the coding sequence ATGAGTACAGAAGATCCGCGGTTTGCAGGCGTTGCCCGCTTGTATGGCATTGAAGGCCTGGAACGCTTGAAAGCGGCCCATGTGGCGATCGTCGGCGTCGGCGGCGTGGGCTCGTGGGCGGCGGAAGCCATGGCCCGTTGTGGAGTGGGCGAGATTTCGCTGTTTGACCTGGACGACGTCTGCGTCAGCAACAGCAACCGCCAGTTGCACGCGCTGGACAGCACCGTGGGCAAGCCCAAGGTCGAAGTGATGGCAGAGCGCCTGCGCGGCATCAACCCGGATTGCACGGTGCATGCGGTGGCGGATTTCGTGACCCGCGATACCATGGCCGAATACATCACGCCTAACATCGACTGCGTGATTGACTGCATTGATGCGGTCAACGCCAAGGCTGCACTGATTGCCTGGTGCAAGCGCCGCAAGATCCAGATCATCACCACCGGCGGTGCCGGCGGCCAGATCGACCCGACGCTGATCCAGGTGTGTGACTTGAACCGCACCTTCAATGACCCGCTGGCCTCGAAAGTGCGTTCCACCTTGCGTCGGGATTACGGCTTCTCCCGCACCGTGACCCGCCACTACAGCGTGCCCTGTGTGTTTTCCACCGAGCAACTGCGCTATCCCAAGCCGGACGGCAGCATCTGTTTGCAGAAGAGTTTTGTCGGCGATGGCGTGAAGCTGGACTGCGCGGGCGGGTTCGGCGCGGTGATGATGGTCACGGCCACGTTTGGCATGGTCGCGGCAACCAAGGCGGTGGATAAGATTGTCGCCGGAGTGCGTAGGCCGTCGGAGCGGGTCAAGCCCACCTAG
- a CDS encoding SufE family protein, with translation MSLPVDAVAALEAFQAVGSWEQRARMLMQWGERLPPLADEHKVDANLVQGCESLVWLVGRLEDGHWQFAASSDARMIRGLVALLLARVNGLSAAELQAVDLPDWFAQLGLSRQLSPSRSNGLNAVLQRMQTLTHTQN, from the coding sequence ATGAGCCTGCCAGTGGATGCGGTTGCCGCGCTTGAAGCCTTCCAGGCTGTCGGCAGCTGGGAACAACGCGCGCGGATGCTGATGCAATGGGGCGAGCGGCTGCCGCCACTGGCGGATGAGCATAAAGTCGACGCCAACCTGGTGCAGGGCTGCGAAAGCCTGGTGTGGCTGGTAGGCCGTTTGGAGGACGGCCACTGGCAGTTCGCTGCGAGCAGCGATGCGCGGATGATTCGTGGGTTGGTGGCGCTGCTCCTGGCGCGGGTCAATGGGTTGTCGGCCGCCGAGTTGCAGGCTGTCGACTTGCCAGACTGGTTTGCACAGCTGGGGCTGTCCCGGCAGCTGTCACCCTCGCGCAGCAATGGCCTGAACGCTGTGCTGCAGCGCATGCAAACGCTGACCCATACACAAAACTGA
- a CDS encoding aminotransferase class V-fold PLP-dependent enzyme, with protein sequence MLVPSPWRADFPAIATLQRQDQTYLDNAATTQKPQALLDAISHYYANGAANVHRAQHLPGAHATQAFEDSRSKVAQWLNAGDSGQIVFTHGATSALNLLAYGLEHLFNAGDEIVISALEHHANLLPWQQLAKRRAATLVVLPLDADGVIDLHAAAELIGPRTRLLAVSQLSNVLGAWQPLEALLALARPHGALSVVDGAQGIVHGRHDVQALGCDFYVFSSHKLYGPDGVGVLFGRNEALHHLRHWQFGGEMVQQADYHSASFRPAPLGFEAGTPPIAGVIGLGASLDYLSSLDQQAVVAHEAALHDYLLRGLNARNGVRVLGSPQVALVSFVVEGVHNADLAHLLTEQGIAVRAGHHCAMPLLKAMHLPGAIRVSLALYNDSDDLERFFDALDQALDMLR encoded by the coding sequence ATGCTAGTGCCCTCCCCCTGGCGCGCCGACTTCCCGGCCATCGCCACCCTGCAACGGCAAGACCAGACTTACCTGGACAACGCCGCCACCACGCAAAAACCCCAGGCCCTGTTGGATGCGATCAGCCATTACTACGCCAATGGCGCAGCCAATGTGCACCGTGCCCAGCACTTGCCAGGTGCCCATGCGACCCAGGCGTTCGAAGACAGTCGCAGCAAGGTCGCGCAGTGGTTGAATGCAGGCGACAGCGGGCAGATCGTATTTACCCACGGCGCAACTTCTGCGCTGAACCTCCTGGCCTACGGCCTTGAGCACCTATTCAATGCGGGCGATGAGATTGTCATCAGCGCCCTGGAACACCACGCTAACCTGCTGCCCTGGCAGCAACTGGCCAAACGTCGCGCCGCCACGCTCGTGGTGCTGCCCCTGGACGCGGACGGCGTGATCGACCTGCACGCGGCCGCCGAGCTGATCGGCCCGCGCACACGCCTGCTGGCGGTGAGCCAGCTGTCCAACGTGCTGGGCGCCTGGCAGCCTCTGGAGGCCCTGCTCGCACTGGCCCGGCCACACGGCGCCCTGAGCGTGGTCGATGGCGCCCAAGGCATCGTCCACGGTCGCCATGACGTGCAGGCCCTGGGCTGTGACTTCTATGTATTTTCCAGTCACAAACTCTACGGACCGGACGGCGTCGGCGTGCTGTTTGGCCGCAACGAAGCCCTGCACCACTTGCGCCACTGGCAGTTTGGCGGCGAGATGGTGCAACAGGCCGACTACCACAGCGCCAGCTTTCGCCCGGCGCCACTGGGTTTCGAGGCGGGCACTCCACCGATTGCCGGCGTGATCGGCCTCGGCGCCAGCCTGGATTACCTGAGCTCGCTGGATCAGCAGGCGGTTGTCGCCCACGAAGCGGCGCTGCATGACTATCTGTTGCGAGGGCTCAACGCGCGCAATGGCGTGCGCGTGCTGGGGTCACCGCAGGTAGCGCTGGTCAGCTTCGTGGTGGAGGGCGTGCACAACGCGGATCTTGCGCACCTGCTCACCGAGCAAGGCATTGCCGTGCGCGCAGGACACCATTGCGCGATGCCGCTGCTCAAGGCAATGCACCTGCCGGGAGCGATTCGCGTGTCCCTGGCGCTGTATAACGACTCTGATGACCTGGAGCGCTTCTTTGACGCGCTGGACCAGGCGCTGGATATGCTGCGATGA
- the dapD gene encoding 2,3,4,5-tetrahydropyridine-2,6-dicarboxylate N-succinyltransferase: MSHSLFSLGFGVGTQNRQGAWLEVFYAQPLLNPSAEIVAAIAPILGYTEGNQAITFTVTQALQLADALKGVDTAQAALLSRLAESHNPLVATVLAEDAALTSTPEAYLKLHLLSHRLVKPHGLSLAGVFPQLPNVAWTSQGAIDIAELAERQLEARLRGELLEVFSVDKFPKMTDYVVPSGVRIADAARLRLGAYVGEGTTVMHEGFVNFNAGTEGPGMIEGRVSAGVFVGKGSDLGGGCSTMGTLSGGGNIVIKVGEGCLIGANAGIGIPLGDRNTVESGLYVTAGTKVALLDEQNQLVKVVKARELAGQPDLLFRRNSETGAVECKTHKSAIELNEALHAHN; this comes from the coding sequence ATGTCCCATTCCCTGTTCAGCCTGGGCTTCGGCGTCGGCACTCAGAACCGCCAAGGTGCTTGGCTGGAAGTGTTTTACGCACAACCCTTGCTCAACCCATCGGCTGAAATCGTTGCCGCCATCGCACCGATCCTCGGGTACACCGAAGGCAACCAGGCGATCACCTTCACCGTCACCCAGGCCCTGCAACTGGCTGACGCACTCAAAGGTGTCGATACCGCCCAAGCCGCGCTGCTGAGCCGCCTGGCTGAAAGCCACAACCCCTTGGTCGCCACCGTGCTGGCCGAAGACGCCGCACTGACCTCCACGCCCGAGGCCTACCTCAAGCTGCACCTGCTGTCCCATCGCCTGGTCAAGCCACACGGCCTGAGCCTGGCCGGTGTGTTCCCGCAGCTGCCGAACGTGGCCTGGACCAGCCAAGGCGCGATCGACATCGCCGAACTGGCCGAGCGCCAGCTGGAAGCCCGCCTGCGTGGCGAGCTGCTGGAAGTGTTCTCGGTGGACAAGTTCCCGAAAATGACTGACTACGTAGTGCCGAGCGGCGTGCGTATCGCTGACGCCGCGCGTCTGCGCCTGGGTGCCTACGTGGGCGAAGGCACCACCGTGATGCACGAAGGTTTCGTCAACTTCAACGCCGGTACCGAAGGCCCGGGCATGATCGAAGGCCGCGTATCAGCGGGCGTATTCGTCGGCAAGGGCTCGGACCTGGGCGGCGGTTGCTCCACCATGGGCACACTGTCGGGCGGCGGCAACATCGTGATCAAGGTGGGCGAAGGCTGCCTGATCGGTGCCAACGCCGGTATCGGTATCCCGTTGGGCGACCGCAACACCGTGGAGTCGGGCCTGTACGTCACCGCCGGCACCAAGGTCGCGCTGCTGGACGAGCAGAACCAACTGGTCAAAGTGGTCAAGGCACGTGAACTGGCCGGCCAGCCGGACCTGCTGTTCCGCCGCAATTCCGAGACCGGTGCCGTGGAGTGCAAAACCCACAAATCGGCCATCGAACTGAACGAAGCGCTGCACGCTCACAACTAA